A DNA window from Callospermophilus lateralis isolate mCalLat2 chromosome X, mCalLat2.hap1, whole genome shotgun sequence contains the following coding sequences:
- the LOC143411804 gene encoding uncharacterized protein LOC143411804, giving the protein MSRYQRPPNTSLFVRNVADYTRSEDLWREFGRFGPIVDVYVPLDFYTRRPRGFAYVQFEYVRDAEDALQNLDRKWICGRQVEIQFAQGDRKTPNQMKAKEGRNVYRSSRYDDYDRYRRSRSRSYERRRSRSRSFDYNYRRSYSPKKSRPIRRRRRSRSHSDSDRFKHRNRSSSTSTSNSRSRSKSKPKRETKAKSRSRSASRTKTRGTSKTYSKTKSGARYEKESRKKERLRSKSQSRSQSRSRSKSRSRS; this is encoded by the coding sequence ATGTCCCGCTACCAGCGCCCCCCCAACACTTCTCTTTTCGTCAGAAATGTGGCTGACTACACTAGATCTGAAGATTTATGGCGTGAATTTGGTCGTTTTGGTCCTATAGTCGATGTGTATGTTCCACTTGACTTTTATACTCGACGGCCAAGGGGATTTGCTTATGTTCAATTTGAGTATGTCCGTGATGCTGAAGATGCTTTACAAAATTTGGACAGAAAATGGATTTGTGGTCGTCAAGTCGAAATACAGTTTGCACAGGGGGATAGAAAAACACCAAATCAAATGAAagccaaggaaggaaggaatgtgtACCGTTCTTCACGCTATGATGATTATGACAGATACAGACGTTCTAGAAGCCGAAGTTATGAAAGGAGGCGATCAAGAAGTCGGTCTTTTGATTACAACTATAGAAGATCTTATAGCCCCAAAAAGAGTAGACCTATTCGAAGACGACGGCGTAGCAGAAGCCATTCCGACAGCGATAGATTCAAACACCGAAATAGATCTTCTTCAACATCTACATCCAATTCAAGATCACGGTCCAAGTCCAAGCCCAAGAGAGAAACGAAGGCTAAATCACGTTCCAGGTCTGCATCTCGCaccaaaactagaggcacctctaAAACTTATTCCAAAACAAAGTCTGGCGCAAGATATGAAAAAGAatcaaggaagaaagaaagacttAGATCCAAATCTCAGTCAAGATCACAGTCTAGATCTAGGTCAAAATCTAGATCAAGGTCTTAG